In Alteromonas macleodii, the sequence AGCGAGCTTAAACCCTTACGACGGTAAGCAAGTTCCTGTTTATGCTACATCTCGTTCGATGGACTACGACAGCGGAAAAAACCAATGGCGTGATTTACAAAATGTGCATTTTATCGATATGCCATGGTTAATGCCTTCACACAATTGGCAACCTCTTCAGCAAGAGGTCGAGCAGGCTTGGCAAAATCAAAATACCATGCAAAAACGTTTGTTTGCGTTTGGCTTTGATGCCTACCAGCTACTTCCACAGCTAGGTATGCTCAACACGCTGAAGTACCTTTCACATGAAGGCTTGACCGGAACCCTTTCGCTTAATGAGAAAGGCGAAGTCATTCGCCAGCAGCCTCAAGCTATGATCCGTAACGAAAAAGTACAGGTGCTGTCGGAGTAAGATATGTCGAAACTGCAAGGGAATGCAGCAGAAGACAAAGCCTGTCAATATCTTGAGGAACAAGGTCTTAGGCTTCTGTGTAGAAACTACCGTACGCGACGTGGTGAGTTAGATATTGTAATGCAAGACGGCAATACTATTGTGTGTATTGAAGTCAAATACCGGAAACGGAATCACTTTGGCAGTGCAATAGAATTTGTAACGGCTAAAAAGCTAAACCGAATTCATGCTGCGTTTGGCTTCTATTTGTTAGATAATAACCTGAATCCAGCATCTACGCCTTTACGGATAGACGTTATTGCCATAGATGGAAGCAATCTTCAGTGGCTAAAGAACATTGGATAGAGGCTCTCACATATAGTTTTATAGTTTATGTTCGCTTAAATGGAAGAATATAAGTGTTGGATGTGAACGCGTTTAAGAATAAATGGCAAGGCCTTTGAGTAAGAGCTATGCCATTTGTTTTATCTTAGTTTTACAAGCTTTCTTCTATTTGACGAAAGTGTCTTAGGTTCCTACAAATAATGAGTCACCCCAACAACAAGATGTCGCCCTGTAACCTTGATAACCAAGAAATAGAATTAATAGTCGGTAACTCTAGTGCCAACTTTTCTGGTGTAACGTCTACTATGTTGCAAGTGACATCGATACAAAAGCGCATGATCAATTTGCGGATCATGGGTAGACACTTTGTCCCGGACCCTTCGATGACAATAACATTCTGGGAAGTCGTTAAAATGTGTCGACGCCCGCTTAGTAATGGTAAGTGGCGTATTTTTCACGCACGCCGTGTTGACGAAATGATTCAGGGAGTGCTGCTGAAATACATTTTTCGTGCAAAAATAAAGCTCGTATTTAGCTCGGCAGCTCAACGAGAGCGTTCCGCTTCCACAGTATGGTTAAGTAATAGGATGGACGCAATTATTGCGATGAGTAACCGTTCCGCACAGTACTTAAATAAGCCTCCTGCCAAAATAAATCTCCACGGTGTGCAGATTGATAACTACACGCCAGCAGAAAATAAGCAAAAAGCTTGGCAGTCACTGGGTTACGGTGGAAAATACGGAATAGGAATTTTAGGTAGAGTAAGAGAGCAAAAAGGAGTTCACCTTTTTGTGGAGGCCTGCATCAAAATATTACCTAAATACCCTGATGTGAATGCGGTGGTGGTGGGCGCCATTTCTCCAAGTAACCAAGCGTTTGTAAATCAACTCAAAGAAAAGGTGTCTGAAGCAGGTTTAACTGATCGCATTATTTTCACTGGTGAGTTGCCCTTTGAACAGATTCCAAGCATATTCAGTGCATTGTCTCTAGTAAGTGCGCTTAGCTACAACGAAGGCTTTGGTTTAACCGTACCTGAAGCCATGAGCGCAGGTGCGGCTGTACTAGCAACACAAGCGGGCGCATGGGAAGATATTGTCAGACCAGGCATTGATGGATATATAGTACCTACCAGAGACCAGCAAGCTGTCACAGAAAAGATGGATTTACTTCTGTCAGATATGGACAAACTTGCAGAAATGGGCAAAGCCGGACGCGAACACATTGTAAAAAATTTCAAGGTTGAAGATGAAGCAAGAAACTTAGTCGAGTTCTTTCGCTCGCTTCAATAAATAACGCTTTGGCATTGCAGTAAAGGTTAATGCCACTTGGTATTTAATATTAATAATCCAAAGCATAAGCAAATATTTTTCAGATACTGATCATTATATTTAGCCGTGCGTTGTAACTTAGTGCTACAACCACTAAAAGAGATCAGTAGGCAGTTGAAAACAAAGAGATGACAGATGATTGAACAGATAAAATCGAACTTTACCGAGAGCATTCAGACAAAAATTGCAGCATCGGAAATATTGCCGGAATATATTGAAAAAGCGGCGTACATGATGGTTGAAGCATTAATAAGAGGCAATAAAGTACTGAGCTGTGGTAATGGCGGTTCTGCTGGCGATGCCCAGCACTTTTCATCAGAAATGTTAAACCGCTACGAACGTGACCGTCCTAGCCTGCCTGCTATTGCGTTAAGCACAGACACGTCGACCATCACGTCTATCGCTAATGACTACAGCTACGACGAAATATTTGCCAAACAGGTACGAGCGTTAGGCCAGCCTGGCGATATCCTTTTGGCTATTTCCACTAGTGGCAATTCACGTAATGTTATCGCGGCAATGGAAGCAGCATTGTCTCGAGACATGACCATAGTTGCGCTTACCGGTAAAGACGGCGGCGAAATGGCTGGTTTTTTGAGTGAGCATGACGTAGAAATTCGCGTTCCTTCTAACCGTACCGCACGTATTCAAGAAGTGCATCTGCTAGTTATTCACAACCTATGTGAATGCATTGACGACAGCTTATTCCCTGCTGATCACGGTGACGACTAATCAAATTAACTATGAGTAGACAAATAAAAAAATTGAGCCTGCTGGGTTCTGTATTAGCCCTGATTTTAACATTACAAGGTTGCGTAGTGGCAGTCGGTGCCGCCGGAGCCATGGCGGCAAAAGTGGCTAACGATAGACGTACGGTAGGTACACAACTTGACGATCAAAATGCCGACGCAGCGGTGTCTTATCAATGGTCGAAAAGTGACGCACTAAAAGAGCAGACTAACCTTCAGGTTGATGTTTATAACGGTGTCGCCTTGCTAACTGGCCAAGCCCCCAACCAAGGGCTTATAGACGAGGCAGTAAGCCGTGCTCAAGAAGTGAGCTACATTAAAAAAATTCACAACCAAATACGCATTGGCGAACCGATAGGTGCTGGCACACAAGCCAACGACCTGTGGCTCGCGTCAAAAGTACGCACTAAGATAGTCGCTGATGAGCGTGTTCCGGCTCTTCAGATTAAAGTGGTTGTGCAAGACTCAGAGGTATTTTTAATGGGTCGATTAACTAACCTTGAAGCTACAGCAGCGGTCGATATTGCTCGTAATATTACGGGTGTAGCTCGCGTCGTCAGAGCCTTTGAAATTGTTCAATAAAGAGCTTGCCACTGCCCTTTTGGTAGCAGGGGCACTCTTTATGGAAATTCTGGACGCCACGGTAATTACCACGGCGCTCCCTGTTATTGCTGCTGACTTTAACGTGCCGGCAGCTCACCTTTCTATTGGCGTGTCGGCTTATTTGGTAGCCGTTACGCTCTTTATCCCTTTAAGCGGTTACGCTGCTGACAAATTTGGGGCTCGCACAATATTTATAGCGGCGATTGCCGTTTTTACTTTTGCCTCGGTCCTATGTGGCTTAAGTACCAGTTTATTCGAATTTACCTTATCCCGTATTCTTCAAGGTTTAGGCGGTGCTATGATGGTGCCGGTTGGAAGATTAGTAGTATTGCGGGATTTGCCCAAAGAAAAACTAGTAAAAACCGTAGCCATTATTACATGGCCCGCCTTGAGTGCACCGCTATTAGGCCCAGTACTTGGCGGCTACATAGCCACACATTTTAGCTGGCAGTGGATTTTTTATATGAATATTCCGCTGGGTATTATCGCGATCCTCGCCTCTCTTTACCTATTGCGAAACACCAAAGGTGATGTGGGCAAGTTTGATATTAAAGGCTTTTTGCTTACCGGCGTAGGCTTTGCGCTTTTTATGGCTGGTATCGAGTTTCTTGCCAGTACCAGCGACAAACTTCTTCAGTCTCTTGGCGTCATTGCCGTTGGCTTAACACTCATGATTCTCGCAATACGGCATGTTAAAAAAGCCAAAAATCCCCTATTTTCATTCGACGCCATGCAGCATAAAACCTTCAGACTCTCGGTCTATGGAGGCTCTGTTGTGCGAGTGGCACTTGGAAGTGCACCTTTTCTTGTGCCGCTCATGCTACAGCTAGGGCTAGGTTACTCGCCTGTAGAGGCTGGTTCCCTTTTGCTGTGGCTATTTGCAGGAAACTTGGCGATTAAGCCCGCAACCACGTGGATCATGAATACGTTTGGCTTCAAACGTGTACTTGTAGTGAACGGCGTGCTCATCGCTCTTGGTTTTGTCGCGCTAGCTATGATAAATCACACTACATCGTCGTTTACCATTGCCGCTATCTTGTTTGCTAACGGTGTGACTCGCTCAATGCACTTAACGTTAATAAATACTATTGCTTTTGCCGACGTACCGCCTAATAAAATGAGAGATGCGAATACGCTAGGCGCTATTCTAATGCAAATGAATCGCGGCCTTGGTATTACCTTATCAGCGCTTGCAATCGCTGCTGCAGCCTTAATTCTTGGACAAAGCCCCGACGCGCCAAACCTACAAACCTTCACGCTATCTATGATGTTTATGGGTGCGGTGGCGCTAGTGAGTATTTACGACAGCCTAATGCTTTCGAAAGAAGATGGTGACTCTGTGTTAAACAAGCGCAAGGCGAAAAAAGCGCGACAAAGCTAACGCAAACCTATTATTTGTAAATCTAGTGACAAATGTCACATGCTATTGATGACGTTTGTGACTAACGCAATCTGAGATACTTTTACATACTTTACCTATTGACGTTACAACATTAGGTAAAGCACATGGAACATATATTAGACCACGCTTCTACAACTAGTATTCAAAGCTCCCCTCTTTCACTAGAACAACAGCGTGAAGACTTCAAAAAGAAAAGGTTTATTGCAATGCCGCTTGCAGGCACCCTTGTTTGGGCCTTGCTTGGTATGAGTGCTCCTTTTGTATCTGAGCTCACCATAACCTGGATGCTTTATATCGGCACAGGGGCAATTTTCTATCTAGGCGCAGGTTTATCTTACCTTACTGGTGAAAGATTCTTTGCGAAAAGCGCAGTAAAGAACAGCTTCGATCGGCTTTTCTTTGTTGGTATGTTTATGAGCCTACTGGTCTTTGCCATCGCCCTTCCGGTTGCCGCTATTGACCACACAACCGTGCCCTTGAGTATCGGCATTCTTGCTGGACTAATGTGGATGCCTCTGTCGTGGGCAATAGAACATTGGGTTGGCTATTTTCACACTATCGCAAGAACCTTCGGCATTGTTGTGGCTTGGTACCTGTTTCCCGAAGCACGAGTAGAAGCAATTTCGGCTGTCATTGTGGCTGTCTATATTGTGTCGCTCATTACTCTTGAACGCCGTTTTCAAACAATCAAATCTAACTAATTTCACTTTAACAAAAAGGAACATACGATGACTTACTTACTTTTAGCGGTTGCAGTTATCACCGAAGTTACAGCTACCATGCTGCTTAAAATGTCGAACGGTTGGGAGAAATGGGCCTTTGGCTACGGCGCTATATTTTTCTACACCGTGTCAGGAATGTTGTTTGCCATGGTCCTAAAAAACATGGGAATTGGCGTTGCCTATGCAATATGGTCAGGGATGGGTATCGCGCTAATCACTGCTGCATCAGTGATATTTTGGAAACAAACTTTCGACATTTATGCCGTGCTGGGTATTATGTTAATTATCTCTGGTACCTTGCTCATTACCAGCAAGTCAGCCGTTGTATTTCAGTAAGGAAGAAGTACTCACCATGCGCAGCCATAACAGCATGCAAAATAACGTCGACGCAGTGCCTGCAAGGCATTTAGATGAAGGTACTGCGAATGTAGGTAAATCTACAAACCATGTAGACGACAAAGATGCCACGCCGGTTATGCCGCTGTTGGGCAGCGGGCGCAAAAAACGTTGGTCTCATGGAAGCTTGTTTTTTTCGCTGTTCTTTTTTGTGCCCCTGATTATATCTCGTCCTCTTCCTGTCGAGATATGGGTGCTTCAAACCCTAGGATATCTTAGCTTTGTTGCCCTTTACGTTAAAGCGATAAGTCAGCCTGTCAAAGCTCTACCTTCCTATTTATTGGTTATGTTTCTACTTTCTGTCGGCTGCAGCTTTCAAAATCCAGGTGGCGCGACGATTATAGGTTTCATTGCATTTATCATTGGCTATTACAACTCGTTCAAAACGGGTTTTGCGAGCATAAGCATAATGATGATCGTGCTTTTCACTCTAAACATTACTATGTTTGAAAATGCACACTTTCTCTTAGGCGCTTCAATCATTAACAGTTTGGTATTGTTTGGTTTTGGCGTTATGGAGCGTAAGGAAACCCTTCATGGTCTAAAAGAAAGCCAGCAAGCTGAAGCCTTGCGCGTATTATCCGCGATAGCTGAGAGAGAACGTATTGGCAGAGACTTACACGATGTTGCAGGTCACGCATTAAGCTCAATTTCGTTAAAAGCACAACTGGCTGATAAGCTTATAAGTAAGGATAAAATTGCCGATGCGCATAGGGAAGTAAAGGCGTTGGCGCAACTATCTCAAGCATTATTAAGCGATATTCGTCAGGCAGTATCAGACATTAAACAACTCTCCCTTGGCGATGAAATAGCGAAAGATAAAGCACTTCTAGAAGAAAACGGCTTTAACGTTTCAACCACTATTGATGACAGCGCTTTGATGAAGCTGTCTTCAAAACAAGAAAGCCAGCTTGCGCTTATAGTAAAGGAACTAACCACCAATACCTTGCGCTATTCAAAGGGAAAGACGGTATCTATTAATTTTGACCTTAACGTTAATCCGCTAACACTGGTCATGACCTATCAAGATGACGGTGTAGTTGAGGACAGCGGCTCAATTAAGGAAGGAAACGGATTAATGGGTATAAGAGAACGTGCAGCATCTATAGATGCAGATGTGCGCATTTCATTTTACCCTTCTGTAAACGTGCAGCTTATTTTGGAAAACCCATCGCCTGAAAAGGTGGCGTTATGAATGTAAAAGCGAAAACAACCATTTTAATTGTTGAAGACCAATCGCTAATTCGAGATGCCATAGCCATGCTTCTGTCACTAGAGGACGACCTAACTATCGCAGGTAAATGCAGTAATGGGCAAGAAGCGATTAAGTATTTAAGCCATCACCCTGCGCCAGACATTATACTAAGTGATATTGAAATGCCGCTGGTCTCAGGCCTAGATTTAGCCGCCCACGTGGCAGAACAATGCCTTAGTAGCAAGGTAGTTTTAATGACTACATTTTCGAAACCGGGATATATTAAACGTGCATTAAGCTTAGGGGTTAAAG encodes:
- a CDS encoding phosphoheptose isomerase, whose amino-acid sequence is MIEQIKSNFTESIQTKIAASEILPEYIEKAAYMMVEALIRGNKVLSCGNGGSAGDAQHFSSEMLNRYERDRPSLPAIALSTDTSTITSIANDYSYDEIFAKQVRALGQPGDILLAISTSGNSRNVIAAMEAALSRDMTIVALTGKDGGEMAGFLSEHDVEIRVPSNRTARIQEVHLLVIHNLCECIDDSLFPADHGDD
- a CDS encoding glycosyltransferase family 4 protein — encoded protein: MSHPNNKMSPCNLDNQEIELIVGNSSANFSGVTSTMLQVTSIQKRMINLRIMGRHFVPDPSMTITFWEVVKMCRRPLSNGKWRIFHARRVDEMIQGVLLKYIFRAKIKLVFSSAAQRERSASTVWLSNRMDAIIAMSNRSAQYLNKPPAKINLHGVQIDNYTPAENKQKAWQSLGYGGKYGIGILGRVREQKGVHLFVEACIKILPKYPDVNAVVVGAISPSNQAFVNQLKEKVSEAGLTDRIIFTGELPFEQIPSIFSALSLVSALSYNEGFGLTVPEAMSAGAAVLATQAGAWEDIVRPGIDGYIVPTRDQQAVTEKMDLLLSDMDKLAEMGKAGREHIVKNFKVEDEARNLVEFFRSLQ
- a CDS encoding response regulator transcription factor, producing the protein MNVKAKTTILIVEDQSLIRDAIAMLLSLEDDLTIAGKCSNGQEAIKYLSHHPAPDIILSDIEMPLVSGLDLAAHVAEQCLSSKVVLMTTFSKPGYIKRALSLGVKGFILKESDSDYLIDAIHKVSAGEKVISTELAIMALDDNNPLSQKEMAALKLASDGLKTQDIAQSLFLSEGTVRNYLSEAISKLDATNRVDAARIAKQKGWL
- a CDS encoding YraN family protein, which gives rise to MSKLQGNAAEDKACQYLEEQGLRLLCRNYRTRRGELDIVMQDGNTIVCIEVKYRKRNHFGSAIEFVTAKKLNRIHAAFGFYLLDNNLNPASTPLRIDVIAIDGSNLQWLKNIG
- a CDS encoding MFS transporter, with the protein product MKLFNKELATALLVAGALFMEILDATVITTALPVIAADFNVPAAHLSIGVSAYLVAVTLFIPLSGYAADKFGARTIFIAAIAVFTFASVLCGLSTSLFEFTLSRILQGLGGAMMVPVGRLVVLRDLPKEKLVKTVAIITWPALSAPLLGPVLGGYIATHFSWQWIFYMNIPLGIIAILASLYLLRNTKGDVGKFDIKGFLLTGVGFALFMAGIEFLASTSDKLLQSLGVIAVGLTLMILAIRHVKKAKNPLFSFDAMQHKTFRLSVYGGSVVRVALGSAPFLVPLMLQLGLGYSPVEAGSLLLWLFAGNLAIKPATTWIMNTFGFKRVLVVNGVLIALGFVALAMINHTTSSFTIAAILFANGVTRSMHLTLINTIAFADVPPNKMRDANTLGAILMQMNRGLGITLSALAIAAAALILGQSPDAPNLQTFTLSMMFMGAVALVSIYDSLMLSKEDGDSVLNKRKAKKARQS
- a CDS encoding DUF7010 family protein — encoded protein: MEHILDHASTTSIQSSPLSLEQQREDFKKKRFIAMPLAGTLVWALLGMSAPFVSELTITWMLYIGTGAIFYLGAGLSYLTGERFFAKSAVKNSFDRLFFVGMFMSLLVFAIALPVAAIDHTTVPLSIGILAGLMWMPLSWAIEHWVGYFHTIARTFGIVVAWYLFPEARVEAISAVIVAVYIVSLITLERRFQTIKSN
- a CDS encoding sensor histidine kinase is translated as MRSHNSMQNNVDAVPARHLDEGTANVGKSTNHVDDKDATPVMPLLGSGRKKRWSHGSLFFSLFFFVPLIISRPLPVEIWVLQTLGYLSFVALYVKAISQPVKALPSYLLVMFLLSVGCSFQNPGGATIIGFIAFIIGYYNSFKTGFASISIMMIVLFTLNITMFENAHFLLGASIINSLVLFGFGVMERKETLHGLKESQQAEALRVLSAIAERERIGRDLHDVAGHALSSISLKAQLADKLISKDKIADAHREVKALAQLSQALLSDIRQAVSDIKQLSLGDEIAKDKALLEENGFNVSTTIDDSALMKLSSKQESQLALIVKELTTNTLRYSKGKTVSINFDLNVNPLTLVMTYQDDGVVEDSGSIKEGNGLMGIRERAASIDADVRISFYPSVNVQLILENPSPEKVAL
- a CDS encoding BON domain-containing protein; translation: MKKLSLLGSVLALILTLQGCVVAVGAAGAMAAKVANDRRTVGTQLDDQNADAAVSYQWSKSDALKEQTNLQVDVYNGVALLTGQAPNQGLIDEAVSRAQEVSYIKKIHNQIRIGEPIGAGTQANDLWLASKVRTKIVADERVPALQIKVVVQDSEVFLMGRLTNLEATAAVDIARNITGVARVVRAFEIVQ
- a CDS encoding DMT family transporter, producing the protein MTYLLLAVAVITEVTATMLLKMSNGWEKWAFGYGAIFFYTVSGMLFAMVLKNMGIGVAYAIWSGMGIALITAASVIFWKQTFDIYAVLGIMLIISGTLLITSKSAVVFQ